Proteins from a single region of Butyrivibrio fibrisolvens:
- a CDS encoding RsiV family protein, translated as MKKKTFLTGASLVIALATCGCSFSSNAAGDNVISSPHLQEKSDDFDWDFKIAYKEVQNTYDGKKKSSDAEKNLEDGVLFEGKYAVLMMDEDSDYKELCEAINKHAEARIKEQEKITLETTELAKSAYEDAVDNDYYFCGPYSYYENVNVIRVDDTLVSTVTTIDEFYGGPHSNINSYGFTYDTQTGEELKIGDVLTCTEDELNEILAEELHAIEEDEDQFYNLEDALSHYKFEPKESDSSDSDKAEYPYNWYFAKDGIHFIFNVYEITSYNFGASDVVIGYDEYEDVIGEKFIPDDESNYVTYHTAYDGSSKADENGIKLEFVDDGEYKDGYIPEKALILTLDGKSETIKKKFKSCSTIIDYYYVHKEDGKEFIYVVVPEEDESYTVFTYDITDGDIEAVGAKSHEISTETLENGYTLYPSYAFRGRELMGR; from the coding sequence ATGAAAAAAAAGACATTTTTAACGGGAGCATCATTAGTTATAGCATTAGCCACATGTGGCTGCAGTTTTAGTAGCAATGCGGCAGGAGACAATGTGATCAGTTCACCGCATTTGCAGGAAAAATCCGATGATTTCGACTGGGACTTTAAGATTGCCTATAAAGAAGTCCAAAACACTTATGACGGCAAAAAGAAATCTTCAGATGCCGAGAAAAACCTTGAAGACGGGGTGCTTTTTGAGGGAAAATATGCAGTTTTGATGATGGATGAAGATAGCGATTATAAAGAGCTTTGTGAAGCCATTAATAAGCATGCTGAAGCCAGGATCAAAGAGCAGGAAAAGATCACACTTGAGACAACAGAGCTTGCAAAATCAGCATACGAAGATGCTGTTGATAATGACTACTATTTCTGCGGACCATATTCATACTACGAAAATGTCAATGTGATTCGTGTTGACGATACTCTGGTCAGCACAGTAACAACCATAGATGAGTTTTATGGTGGACCTCACAGTAATATAAATAGTTATGGTTTTACCTATGACACTCAGACCGGAGAAGAGCTGAAGATAGGTGATGTTTTAACCTGCACTGAAGATGAACTCAACGAAATTCTTGCAGAAGAACTCCACGCAATTGAGGAAGATGAGGATCAGTTCTATAATCTCGAAGATGCGCTTTCTCATTACAAATTCGAGCCAAAAGAGTCGGATTCTTCAGATTCGGATAAGGCTGAATACCCATACAACTGGTATTTTGCAAAAGATGGTATTCATTTTATATTTAATGTTTACGAGATTACCTCTTACAACTTTGGAGCTTCAGATGTTGTTATAGGTTATGACGAATATGAAGATGTGATCGGTGAAAAGTTTATTCCGGATGATGAAAGTAATTATGTGACATATCATACAGCTTATGATGGCAGCAGCAAAGCAGATGAGAACGGGATCAAGCTGGAATTTGTTGATGATGGTGAGTACAAAGATGGATATATACCAGAAAAAGCGCTTATTCTCACTTTGGATGGCAAGAGTGAAACTATTAAAAAGAAGTTTAAGTCTTGCTCCACTATTATAGATTATTATTACGTTCACAAAGAAGATGGAAAAGAATTCATATACGTAGTTGTTCCCGAAGAAGATGAATCATACACCGTTTTCACATATGACATCACGGATGGAGATATTGAGGCTGTTGGTGCAAAGTCTCATGAAATATCAACAGAAACGCTGGAGAATGGTTATACATTGTATCCTTCATATGCATTTCGTGGAAGAGAACTGATGGGCAGATAA